The Streptomyces sp. NBC_00510 genomic interval ACGGTCTCCAGGCCGACGTCGCGGGTCTGCGGGGCGCGGCCGGTCGCCAGCAGGATCTCGTCCGCGGCCAGCTGCCCGCCGTCGGAGAGCGTGATCCGCAACTCGCCGTCTTCGCCGCCCTCGCGGGCCAAGGAGGTGACGCTGGTGTTGAAGCGGATGTCGACGCCCGCTTCGCGCAGTCCGTCGGTGACCAGTTCGCCGGCGAACGGCTCCATTCGCTCGAGGAGTCCGTCGTCGAGGACGAGCATGGTGACCTGGGAACCGAGCGCCTGCCAGACGGTGGCCATCTCGACGGCGACCACACCGCCTCCGACGACGGCGAGGCGGCCGGGCACCTTGTCGGCGCTGGTGGCCTCGCGGCTGGTCCAGGGGCGGACGGTGTCGAGTCCGGGGATCGGGGGCAGGGCGGCGCGGGTGCCGGTGGAGACGGCGACGGCGTGCCGGGCGGCCAGGGCGATGGTGTCGCCCTCAGGGGTCTGCACGGCCACCTGCTTGGGGCCGGTGAGGCGGCCGTGGCCGCGTACGAGGTCGACGGAGACCGAGTTCAGCCAGTCGACCTGGTCCTCGTCCTTCCAGTACGAGGACATCTTGTCGCGGTGTGCGAGGACCGCCTCGACGTCCAGCGGGCCGGCCACCGCCGGGTCGAGTCCGGGTACGCGGCTCGCGTCAGCCCGCACCACCACCGGCCGGAGCAGTGCCTTGCTCGGGTCGCAGGCCCAGAACGAGCACTCACCGCCGAGGAGTTCGCGTTCCACGATCACGGCGCTGAGCCCTGCGGCGCGGGCGCGTTCGGCCACGTTCTCGCCGACCGGCCCCCCACCGATGACGATCACGTCGTAGGTGCGGGTTGTCTCGTTCATCACTGCTGCGTTCCTCACTGTTGCGTTCCTCATTGCTTCGGTGACTCGGTCGGACACTCCGGCGTCCAAGGTCCATTGCGGCCGCGTTCGCCGTTCCCCCGTTGCCGGACGGCGTCGGGGCCGCCGCACCACACGGGGTCGACGGGGCGGTCACGGGATGGGGCGACCACGGCGGCGAAGCCGTCTCTCGGCGCCCGCCGCACCGGACCGCCGGGCGGCGGAGAGCAACCCTTGCGCTCGCCCGGCGGTCCGGTGCCAGCCTGCGGTGGCTTCGTGGGGCGGTCAGCGGCCGGGGAGGCGCTGCGAGACCTCCTGGAGCACCCATCCGTTGCCGTCCGGGTCGCTGAAGGTGAGGAAGGAGCCGTAGGAGGCGCGCTCGGGATGCAGCCCGGCCAGCTGCTTCTGGCCGACACGGTCGTAAGTGACGTCCCCGCCCTCGTGGCCGTGGTACAGCAGCCCGCCGGCGTCGTGGAAGATCTCGCTGACCTCGATGCCGCGGCCGACGAGCTCCGCGTGGGCCTCCTCGATGTCGGAGACGATGAGATACAGGCCCTGGAACGAGCCGGGTGCGATAGGAGTCATTCCCTCGCCGAAAATGATCGAGCACTCGGAGCCGGGCGGCGTGAAGTGCACGACCCGGAATTCCTCGTTGGCCGTGTAGTCGACGTCCAGGCGGAATCCGACCTTCTCGTAGAAGGCCTTGGCCCGGTCGGTGTCGGAGACGGGCAGCACGATCATTTCGAGCTTCAGGTTCATGGGGAAATCCTTGGTTCTTGACGACTGCGTGCATCCCAGAGAACCAGCCGAAAGGGCGCCCCGGAGCGGTCCAGCAGGCCTGCCTTGGCCCTGGCCTGCTGGTCCAGGTACTGGCAGGTCCCCCCAGCCCCATCGCCGAGTAATGAGTGGTGGGTGCTTCGGAGGCGAATATCGAATCCGCCGTCTTTCAGGCGCCAGGAATATCAAAAAGCGCTCAGCTCCGGGTGGCCTGGGCCGGCGGTTCTTCGTGAGCACAGCCAACCCGGCTCACGGTCCTCCCTGGCGTTGTGCAACCTTGCCGTCCGGATCGGCAACCTGGACGCCTGGACCCGGCTGACCGCCCACCGCCCGGGCCGGACACCGATCGGCGACCGGCATCACTACGACGCGAGTCCGAACGCCGACTGGCACAGCTGACGAATGTGCACCCGCTGCGCTCCGGCCCGCACGGGCGAACCCGAACGGACCGGAGCGCAGCTGTTCAATCCGCTGCGGCAGTTGATCGAGTCGGTCAACGACACCCTCAGGGGCCGGAACGACCTCGAACGCCACCGCGGCTGCACACCCGGCGGCGTGGCTGTCCGCGTCCTGCAGCGACTCCTCGCCTGACCGCCGCCATCGGGCACAACCACCTGCGCGTCGGTGAAACGGCTCGTTCCTAAGCGACTGTGAGCACGATCTTCCCCCGGATGTGCCCTCGGGCGGCGCGTTCGTGCGCGGCTCGGGCATCCGTGAGCGCAAACGTGCTGTCGATCGCGACGCGGACCGTGCCCGCCTCGAGCAGGCGTGCCAGTTCGGCAAGCTGCGCGCCGTTCGAGCGGACCTGGGTGCCCGTGACGGTGACGCCCAGCTTCGCGGTCTCCTCTTCGTCGAATTCGCCGAAGAACACGGGGAACTGGGAGCCGCCGCGCTTGAGCGTGTGCAGGAAGCGCTTGCTGTGGGGGCCGCCGACGGCGTCGAGAACGAGGTCGACGTCGTGCACGAGTTCCTCGGGACGGTTCTTGGTGTAGTCGATGAACTCGTCGGCGCCGAGTTCGCGCAGGAAGGATTCGTGTGCGCCCGACGCCACCGCGATGACCCGTGCACCCTTCCATTTCGCCAGCTGAAGCGCGAAGTGTCCCACGCCCCCCGCGGCGCCGTTGACGAGCACCGTCGTGTCGGCGTCGAGTGGCACCGGACGGTGCTGCGCCGCCTGGAAGGGCGACGGGTGATCGTGTCCGAGCTCGATCAGGAACTGCCACGCCGTGAGCCCGGCCATGGGCGCCCCGGCGGCGTGCACGTGATCGATGCCGGCCGGCTTGAGCGCGAGGTCCGACGCGGGCGCGGCCACGTACTCGGCGTAGGTGCTGCCGTCGAAGCTGGGGAAGCGAAGGAGACCGAAGACCTCGTCCCCGACGGAGAAGCCGTCCACATCCGCGGCGACGGCCTCGACGACGCCCGACAGGTCCGTCCCCGGAATCACGGGCAGGCTGAACTTCGGCCTCACCTCCGGAGGCAGGTTGGACATCCCGTCGCGCAGGTACCAGTCGGGGGGATTGACGCCGACCGCGTGCACACGAACGAGCACCTCACCCGGCCCCGGCTCGGGCATCGGCACCTCGTCGTACCGCAGAACCTCAGGACCGCCGTGCTCATGGAGCCGGACCGCCCTCATCGTGTGTTTCGGCATCGTTCTCTCCTGCCCGCGCTGCGGGATAGACTCATTCGGATCAGCGATCCACATAACCGGACCACTGATCCGAATATATGGACCACTGATCCGGATAGTCAAGGGGGGCAGATGCGGGCCGACGCCAGGAAGAACCGCGACCACCTGCTCGCAGTAGCGGGCACCGCCATCACCGAGCAAGGCGTCGACGTGTCACTGCGCGACATCGCGCGCAGGGCCGATGTCGGACTCGCGACGCTGCTCCGTCACTTCCCGACGCGCGAGGCGCTGCTCGACGCCCTGCTCCGCACGAGCTTCGACGAGCTGACCGCCAAGGCAGGCGCCCTCGAAACGGCCGGCTCGCCCGACGACGCCCTCGTATCGTGGCTGCGCGACTGCGTCGCGTGGACAACCGAGTACCGGGGCGCTGTGGTGCTGATGGCAGCCGCCATCGAGGACACCGAGTCCGCACTCCACGCGTCGTGCGTCACGCTGCGCGCGGCCGGCGCGCGGCTCCTCACCCGTGCCCAGGCCGCCGGCACCGCGCGGACCGACATGGACGGCGACGATGTGTTCGCCCTGGTAGCGGCGCTCGCCTGGCTCGGCGATCAACCCTCGCTCGCGCCACGCGCCGATCACCTCTTCGACGTTGTCGCAAGCGCGATCCTCACCAGCGCAGCGAGCAGCGATGCCGAGGGGGGAACGCCGCCCTCCCGCCCGTAGCTGGATTCGTCGCGTACGCGAGCCGGCGAACTCGGCCTTTCGCATCGCGGGAGGCGAACCACGACCGCTCATACGCCGATGTCGCACAGTTGGCAGGCGATCCGGGCGGAAGGCACGGACCTGCCCCCGCCTGTTCCTACAGGTCGGCTACGAGAAGTCGGTAGCCCACGTCGAGCGTTTCGCGGTTCAGCAGGTCAGCATGGCGTTCGTGCCACAGCCCGGAAGACAGGTCGCTGGACAGCCGGGCCAGGCCCGGGCGGAGGACCTCCTCACCGGTCTGGGCGAGCATCGATATGCCGGATCGCACTTTCGGGTTGAGGTACGCCTCAGGTCGGCGCCAGAAGGCGGCGCCGAATCCGTCGGTGCAGTCGTGCGGGACCGGGACCGTCTCGATGCGCGCGCCTCCGAGCAGCGCAACCATCCGGTCGATCGGGACGGCCCGTCTGCCGTCGAACGCGGCCACCTCTGGCAGGTATTCGTCCAGCAGCCAGAACCTGCGGAAGATGTCCTGGTCCCACGTGAAGACGACGACGCGCTGCCGGGCGATCCGAAGGAGTTCCCCGATGCCGGCTTCCAGGTCGGTCCAGTGGTGCACGGTCAGCAGCGCCATCACCGCGTCGGCCGAGTCGTCGGCGATGGGAATCGACTCCGCCGATGCCTGCAGGGCCCGCGCGAATCCGGTCGGGCGTTGGGCGATCATCAAGGAACTGGGTTCAACCGCCAGCACCGTTGCCGGTGGTTCGTAGGAGCCGGCGCCGGCACCCACGTTGATGACGGTGGCGGCATCGCCGAGCGCCTCGTGGATTTGGGCAGCGATCCGGGGATCCGGTCGCCGCGTGTGACTGTAGGTCGCGCCGATGTGGTCATACGTCGTCACGACGGACAGTATGCCCCGTCGCTCACCACCGACCTCTGCTGATGGAGCCGTCTTCTCGGTGAACGCCGCTGCCCCGGCGCTCTGTTCGCGGCGAAGTCGGAACGCATCGCCGTGTGCAGAGCGTCGACCAACGCCCTACTCGCCCGTGCCTCCGCGAGCGCCGCACCCGATGTCTGGCGCCGCGGCGTCGCGTTCCTGCTCGACGGCCTTCGTACCGATGCCGCTTGCCGGACGCCCGCCTCCGGACGAGCACGCCGAATGGCGGCGCGTCGACGGGTGGGCCGGCGCAGCGTGCGTGGGGTCAGTTGCCCCGGCGGATGCGGGCGGCCTCGCGGGCCGCGGCCATCTGGCGGGCCTCGGCCGTTTTGCGCGACTCCCGGCCGGGGCGTGTGCCCAGGCCGCGGAACGGGGCGCCACCGCGTGCCGGCGCCTGCGCGGCCGGTGCGCCGGCGACGGGAACGCCGGACGGGGCCTTGGCCCCGGTGATCCGGCTCAGCGCCGCGTCGCCGGAACGCACCTGGGTGACCGTCGGCCGGATGCCCGCGTCGGACATGAGCCGGGTCATGTCGGGGCGCTGGTGAGTGGTCACGAGGGTCACCACCCGGCCGGACCGGCCGGCCCGCGCGGTCCGCCCGCCGCGGTGGAGGTAGTCCTTGGCGTCACCGGGAGGATCGACGTTGACTACGAGGTCCAGGTCGTCGATGTGAATGCCGCGGGCGGCGACGTTGGTGGCCACCAGGGTCGTCACCTCGCCGTTCTTGAACCGGGCGAGGGCCCGGGTGCGCTGCGGCTGGGACTTCCCGCTGTGCAGGCCCGCCGCCGCGACACCGGAACCCTCGAGGTGCCTGGTGAACTGGTCGACCGCGTGCTTGGTGTCCAGGAACATGATCACCCGGCCGTCACGGGCGGCGATCTCGGTGGCGGTGGCGTACTTGTCGGCGGCGTGGACGTACAGCACGTGGTGTTCCATGGCGACGACGGTCGCGGCCGAGGGGTCGACCGAGTGGACCACCGGATCGGTCAGGTAGCGACGGACCAGGAGGTCGATGTTGTTGTCGAGGGTGGCCGAGAACAGCATCCGCTGGCCGCCGGCCCGCACCTGGTCCAGCAGCTCGGTGACCTGCGGCATGAACCCCAGGTCGGCCATCTGGTCCGCCTCGTCCAGGACCGTGATCCGCACGTGGTCCAGGTGGCAGTCACGGCGCGCGACGAGGTCGCTCAGACGTCCGGGCGTGGCGACGACGACCTCGGCCCCCGCCCGGATCGCTCCGACCTGCCGGCCGATCGAGAGGCCGCCGACCACGGTGGCGAGCCTGAGGTCCAGCGCCCGGGCGTAGGGGGTGAGTGCTTCGGTGACCTGCTGCGCCAGTTCACGGGTGGGCACCAGGACCAGTGCGCGGGGCCGCTTGGGCTCGGCACGCTGCCCGGCTGTACGGGTCAGGAGCGGCAGGCCGAAGGCCAGGGTCTTGCCCGAGCCGGTGCGTCCCCGGCCGAGCACGTCCCGGCCGGCCAGCGCGTCCGGCAGGGTGGCGGCCTGGATGGGGAACGGTTCGTCCACGCCGAGGTCGGTCAGGGTCTTCAGCAGGGCCGGCGGGAGCCGGAGCTCGGTGAACGCCGTCATCGGCGGCAGGGCCGGGGTCGTCGTCGCGGGTGCCGCGAACTCGCCCTGTGGGGACGTGGGGCGCCCCTTGCCGCCGGAGCGGCCGGGAATCTGCGGGCGGGAACGGCCGGTCTGGCCGGAGCGCTGGTCGTTCCGGGGCGTACGGTTCATGGGCGAACCTTCCTCGACGGGGCACGCATCGAGGGAATTCCCGGTGGATGCGCGGCCGGGGAGTCGCCAGAACGAGCCGAAGACAAGACGGTGACCGACAGCGGGTGGTCCCGTCCGTACGGCGTGGGGTCGAGCTGCGTCGTGCGTGCCGGCGCCGGGGTACCGACGTCCGCGGATCGCACTTCCCCACGAGTTTACCCGCCCGGTCCGATTTCCCCGGCGGTCCGCGGTCCCGCGCGGGGCGGCGCCCGTCCGCAGCCGCGGCGAAGCCCTTCCGGACCGGCCGGGACGACGGCGTACCCGGTGCCCGGGAGCGCCCGCGCAATGCGGGGTCGTCCCCTCCGGCAGCTCCTCGGGGCGATTGATCGTCAAGCCGTGCCTGCGGGGGCCTGAGAAAACCGGTTGCGCGGTGTGCGGGGCTGGTTAAGATCGTGCCGATCTGGAGTGCCGGGCGTGAATAACGGCCCGGCGTAGTGGGAGAGGAGGTGCGTCTTCGTGGACGCCGCCCTGACGCGGCGCGCTCGTGTGTGCGCGCCAGACGCCTTTTCTCGCTACCTGCCCACCGGCTGACGACGCGCGTTCGCTGACGCTCCGTTCGGTGGGTCCTTCCACTGGAGATCATCACCATGCGTGAGCGCTTTGCCGACGGCGAGTCCTTCACCCGTATCCGCCCCAAGGGCACCAGACGACGTGGTCACCGCGACGCTGACGAGGCCTTCGAGGAGGCCTTCCCCGAGTACGCGGCACGCCGGCCCTCGGCGGTCGGGGATGCCCGCAGCACCGCGGACGCCGGTTCCACCGTCTTCGAGACCGGTGCCGAAGACGACGAGGACATCCTCGAGGAACCAACTCCCGGCCCCTCAACCGACGGCCCTGCCGAGGGTGACCGCTGGTCCACCTGGGATCGGTCGACCCCGACCGAGAAGGGCCCCGAGCCGCGCCCCGCGTGGGTGGTGACGGACCTGGCCGCCGTCGACTTCGAACTCGGGATCGTCAAGACCGGCAAAGAGGCCGACGTCTTCCTGATCGAACGGGCGGTGCCCGGAACCGACCGCCGCACCCTGATGGCCGCCAAACGCTACCGCGACGGACAGCACCGCATGTTCCACCGCGACTCCGGATACCTGGAAGGGCGTGCCCACAAGGAGTCCCGGATCAGCCGGGCGATGGCCAAGCGCACGGCTTTCGGCAAGGAGGCCATCGCCGGCCAGTGGGCCGGCGCCGAGTTCGCGGCGTTGTCGCGGCTGTGGTCGGCGGGGGTGGCCGTGCCGTACCCCGTGCAGATCCTCGGGACCGAGATCCTGATGGAGTTCATCGGCGACCGGTCGGGGACGGCCGCGCCACGTCTCGCCCAGCTCCGCTCGGAAGAAGTCGATCTGGAGGATCTGTGGGAGCAACTGGGCCGCAGCTTGTCCGTGCTCGCGCGTGACGGCTATGCGCACGGCGACCTGTCGGCCTACAACATCCTTGTCCACGAGGGCCGACTGGTCGTCATCGATGTGCCGCAGATCGTCGACGTCGTCGCGAACCCGCGGGGTCTGTCCTTCCTGGAGCGCGATGTCCGCAACGTGGGTGCCTGGTTCGTCTCCAGGGGCCTCGCCGAGCGGCGTGTCGAGGAGCTGGCGCGGGCGTTGGCCTTTGACGCACGGCTGGGCTGAACGTCGTCTGTGAATCGGCGCGTCCCCAGTTGCCTGGCACGCACGCCGACACCCGCCGACGCGCGACGCGGGCCCGGGAGCCGCTCCCGGGCCCGCGCCGGCGGGGGCTGCGCGCCTTGCACGGGACGGCCTGCGGGCCGGCCGCTGTGTGGCAGTCGCGGTCCAGGTGTCTCCGCAGGCCGGTCGACCGCATGCTGTCGATAGAGGCCGGTGGCCGACCGCGGCCTGTGCTGGCGTGTCCCGGCCTCTTGGCGGGGACGGCCGGTCGGGCTCAGGCGTGGAATTCGGTGAGGTCGATGGCGTGGACGCGCAGCGGGAAACCGTACTCCGGGTGCGTGGTTTCGCGTTGCGGCGCCATGCCGAGTTTGCGCATGACGTTCTCCGAGGCGTCGTCGCCGATCCGGGCGATGCCGATCAGGCGTTCCAGGCCACGGTCCTGGAGCGCGAACTCCATCGTGGCGTGGGCGGCCTCCGAGGCGTAGCCCTGACCCCAGAACTGCGTGCCCAGCCGCCAGCAGACGGACACCTCGGGCATCACCTCCGGCAGGAATTCCGGCAGGGACAGGCCGGTGAAACCGGCCAGTTCACCCGAGGCCAGCATCTCGACGGCGAAGAGACCGAAGCCCTCCTCGTCCCACTCCTCCTCCCACCGCTCGATGGCTTCCGCCGTATGTTCCAGGTCGCGTACGGAGCCGTCGCCGACCCAGCGCATCACCTGCGGGTCGCCGTTGATCTCGGCCATGGGGACCAGGTCGTCGTCCTGCCAGCGGCGCAGGAGCAGGCGGGGGGTCTGGATCTCGGTCATGGGTTCATCCTGTCGAAGGCAAAGCCGCAACGGTAATCGGGGTGGGGCGGCAGACGCCGTGCCCGCCCCACCTCGGGGCATGTACAGCCGCGGGCCCTCGCCCATGGCCCCACGGCGGACGGGTGCGCGGGACGTTCGTCGTGGGGGATCGACCGCGGGCAGAACCTCCCGGAGGCCTCTCCCCGCTCGGACGGGGCCGGATCCGCAGAGGGGCTGGGGTGCGGTTCGTCTCGCCGTCTCTCCTGACACGGTGCGGACCTGGCCCGGAAGCACTGAACCACTCGCGCCCCGGTTGTACTGGCGGTACCGTCAGTACATGCCGACATCCAAGGGTATGAACGTCCCCTTCGCGGACGATGACGAACTGGACCAGGTGCGCCGTGCGGCCACGGCCGCGGGCCTGTCCACCCGCGAGTACATCCGCCGGGCCGCCCTCAGCTTCGCCAACGCCGTCCCGAACGAATTCCTGCAGGCCGCGGTGGAGGCGCACGCCCACGTCAAGGACGCGTTCGCCGAGATCCTGCCGGAGGACGGACGTCCGAACGAGGAGCGCCGCTCCGCGGAGGCGGAGGCCGGCCGCCGCCTGGCCGAGCTCGACGGCGACCAGGCACACGGGACCGCCGCGTGAGCACACCCCGCCCCGACGGGGTGATCTACGCGGAGGTGCCGATGCTGCTGCAGGTCGCCGAGCACATTCTCGGCGACCCGCAGGCCGACGACTTGGGAGTACTTCCCGCCGCGGTCGCCCGCCACCGCGCGGAGGCCATGGGCCGGGATGTCTACGGCTCGATCTGGCTCAAGGCTGCCGCGCTGCTCCACACCCTGGTGAGGCTCCCGGCCCTCGAGCACTCCAACGGCCAGTTCGGATGGCTCGCCGCAGTCGCGTTCCTCCGCGTGAACGGCCACACCCTGACCTACCCGCCCAAGGACGCCGCTGTCCTGGTCCGCGACGCCATCTCCGGCGAGAAGTCCGTCAAGGAGATCGCCCTGCAACTTCGCCAATGGGGCACCGCCTGAAAGAGCTCGCCGAAGTGAGGGGGCGCCTTCGACCGTGTAGTACCGGGAGCGCGCTCGGGGAGTCGGCCTCCTGAATCGCGCGACGCGGCGTCGCGCCCGAATCCGGCCCGGGCGCGATCCGCTGGTCGTCGAGGGGACCTCTGCCCGGCTCCACAGTCCAAGCGCCTCCGGACCCGTGACGAGCGCCGCGCCGGCCTCCGCCAGGGCCTGCCGGAACTCGCCCGCAGCATCGTCTGCCTGCGACGTCTCCCGTACGTCATTCTGAAACGATCAGTTAAACTTCAGGGCGGCCGCGGGGGGCTGCGGCTCGTTGCTGTGTGGCGACTGCGGAACGGCCAGGCCGGCCGGTCGAGGAGAGCGGCCGGCGTCAGGGCCTGGGTCCGGACGGGGACGACACGACGCTGATCATGAAGATCCCGGGAATCGCGTGACCGCCGACGCGCGTCCAAGTGGTCTGGGGCGCCCTGCCCACCCGCCCGTGAACAGAAGACCCGCCACGGAGATGTGAGGTATGTCAGTGATCTGCGTCGGAGGCATGATCGGAATCGGCAAGACGAGTGTGGCCGAACTGCTCGCCAAGGAACTGGGCAGCGAAGTCTTCTACGAGAGCGTGGAAGACAATCCGATCCTTCCGCTCTTCTACACGGCGAGCCCCGAGGAGATCCAGGCCAAGCGGTACCCCTTCCTGCTTCAGCTCTACTTCCTGCAGACGCGGTTCGCCTCGATCAAGGAGGCGTACAGGCAGGGCGACAACGTCCTCGACCGGTCCATCTACGAGGACTGGTACTTCGCCAAGGTCAACCACGACCTGGGCCGGATCAGCTCCCTCGAGATGCGGGTGTACGAGGGGCTGCTCGACGAGATGATGCGCGAGATCGACGGCCTGCCGTACCGCAAGGCACCCGATCTCATGGTCTATCTCAAGGCGGACTTCGAGACGGTGCTGCACCGTATCGGGCTGCGGGGCCGAGATTTCGAACAGGACGAGAGCCTCGTCGAGTACTACCGGACGCTGTGGTCCGGCTACGACGACTGGGTGCACAAGCACTACTCGGCCAGCGAGGTCCTCGTCGTCGACATGAATCACACCGATGTGGTGAACAACCCCGAGGACGCGGCCCGCGTGGCGCGGGAGGTCAAGGACGCCCTGGCGGCGGTCGGGCACCGGGCGAATGCCACCGGCGAGACCGCCGAATGCGAGACGCCCGCGGCGGTCTGCGCCTGAGCGGCGGACACCCTCCAGTCGCCCCACGTCCCGAAAGGCCACGGATCCATCCCTGTGAGCGGGGGTGGATCCGTGGCCTTTCTCCGAGAGGGGGCTACGTCAATCCGCCGCGCGACCTTGTGCTTCCGGACTGATCCCGTCGGCGCCGTCAGCGCGGCCTCGGCTTTCTGGGTGAGGGTCAGCGGCTTGCTGCGGCCACTCGGCAGCCGGTGAGGATCACGGCGTCGTTGTTCAGGCCCTGGAACCCCCGCTCTGACCGGCGGATAGTGAAAGACACCCGACGACCACCACCGCACGGCCGAGCCGGGTTGCACCACACCGCGGGACGCATATGCCACAGACCGCAGCAGGACAGGTCCCCTGCAGATGCGAGCCGTATGGACGGAGCCGATCCTGGAAAGAGGGGTGCCTTCGAAAGCGCGCCCTTCCCCCTCAACGACAGGTTGCAGCAGGGGCCCGGAGCGACGCCAGGGCGTACGAAACGATCGACGAGATGTCTCCGGGCAGCCTCATGAGCATCCGCTGGCAACCGGACCGGACAGCCAGGAACGCAGGCACGTGCAACCCTGGACCGCGCGCCGCCTTCGCGGGCGAAGGAGAAAGCCATGAAGGGCAACGACCAGCTCACCGCCAGGGACATCATGTCCGGCGGAGTCCAATGCGTCGGCGCGCACCAGTCGCTTCAGGAAGCGGCAAAGATGATGCGCGACCTGAACGTCGGATGCCTGCCCATCTGCGGGGACGACAACAGGCTCACGGGCCTGATCACCGACCGCGACATAGTCGTCCAGTGCGACGCAGAGGGCATCGACCCGGCAACGGTACAGGCGGGAACCCTTGCCGGAAACCTGCGCTGGATCGACGCGAGCGCCGGTGCCGATGAGGCATTGCAGGTGATGGAGCAGCATCAGATCAAGCGTCTGCCGGTGATCGACACGGAACAGGGGCACCAACTGGTCGGCATGATCAGCGAAGCCGACCTCGCGCGCAACCTCACAGACACGCAGATCGCGGAATTCGTGACCCGGGTGTACGTCAACGCCTGATCGGGGCGGCGGCCTTACCCATCGAGGTCCGGACCCCGCGAAACGGTGGAGCCCCTACGGACCCGCGGGCCCGCACCGCGCGCTGCCACCTTCGGGACCTTCGTCGCCGGTCGTCGAGGGGGTGGCGGACGAGGCCGAGGTCATCCGGGTGTCGATCCGGACCCGGGACCAGCCGGTGCCGTGGCCTGCGTGCGGGAAGCCGACGCTCGGGGTGCATGGCTTCCACCGACGTACCGAGGCCGATGTGCCGGCGGACGGCGGCCGGGTCGTGGTGTCGGTACGGGGCCGGCGCCTGGTCTGCCTGGTCCTGGGCTGCCCCCAGCAGACGTTCCGTGAACAGGTCCTGCCCGGACTGATCGAACGCTGCCAGCGGCGCACACGCCGACTCGCCGACCAACTCGGCTCAGTGGCCATGGAGTTAACGGGGCGGGCGGTGCCTCGCCTCTCCCGCCCCCTGACACCGTGGCGATCTCCCGGTCGACCGCCCGGCTAACGCCGCCTGCTGCGATTGCCGCGCGTGTCGGCGTCGACGACTTCGCGCTCAAGCGCCGCCACTGCTACGCCGCCGATTCCGACCGACGTCGAGACCGGGGAACGGGTCGACGTACTCCCGGGCCGCGACGCCGACGCCCTGAGCGGTGACTGCGCCGGCACCCCGGCGTCGGGACCGTCTGCCGAGACGGCTCCGGCGCGGACGGCGAGGCCTTCCGCCGGGCCCTCCCCGCTGCGGTCAGGTCAGCGAACCGCCGGCACCGGTGGAAGAACCTCTGCACCCCTGCGGACCGGCGACCGGGCGGCTGGGCGGACTCGACCACCCAGTGTCGTGTGTTACAGACAACGTCGCGGCCACTATGAGAGCTTCAACCCGGGTACCTCTCGATGGAGTTGCCGACGAGCCAGGGGGGATCGAGCATCCCCCAGGACGGTCTGCCCGCACGCGGAGAGGGTCGCATGAGCACCTCGAAAGCCATCGCGCTTGACCAAGTGGTCGACACCGCTCGGTATCCCCTGACAGAACTCGACAGCGCCGGAGGGCGGGCGGTGGTCTCCCACGCCCGGCGCGAACTGGCCGCTCTCGGCTGCACCGTCCTCCCCGACTTCATCCGCCCGTCGCTCCGCGACGTCCTGCGGCAGGAGTGCTCGGCCATCGCCCCCATGGCGCACTTCGACGTCGAAACGGTCAACGTCTACAACATCGCGGTGGACTCGCAGCTGCCGCAGGACCACCCCGGCCGCAGGACGTTCCAGCGGGGCAACGCCTTCGT includes:
- a CDS encoding RIO-like kinase, which codes for MRERFADGESFTRIRPKGTRRRGHRDADEAFEEAFPEYAARRPSAVGDARSTADAGSTVFETGAEDDEDILEEPTPGPSTDGPAEGDRWSTWDRSTPTEKGPEPRPAWVVTDLAAVDFELGIVKTGKEADVFLIERAVPGTDRRTLMAAKRYRDGQHRMFHRDSGYLEGRAHKESRISRAMAKRTAFGKEAIAGQWAGAEFAALSRLWSAGVAVPYPVQILGTEILMEFIGDRSGTAAPRLAQLRSEEVDLEDLWEQLGRSLSVLARDGYAHGDLSAYNILVHEGRLVVIDVPQIVDVVANPRGLSFLERDVRNVGAWFVSRGLAERRVEELARALAFDARLG
- a CDS encoding GNAT family N-acetyltransferase, which codes for MTEIQTPRLLLRRWQDDDLVPMAEINGDPQVMRWVGDGSVRDLEHTAEAIERWEEEWDEEGFGLFAVEMLASGELAGFTGLSLPEFLPEVMPEVSVCWRLGTQFWGQGYASEAAHATMEFALQDRGLERLIGIARIGDDASENVMRKLGMAPQRETTHPEYGFPLRVHAIDLTEFHA
- a CDS encoding fic family toxin-antitoxin system, toxin component, with product MLLQVAEHILGDPQADDLGVLPAAVARHRAEAMGRDVYGSIWLKAAALLHTLVRLPALEHSNGQFGWLAAVAFLRVNGHTLTYPPKDAAVLVRDAISGEKSVKEIALQLRQWGTA
- a CDS encoding deoxynucleoside kinase, producing MSVICVGGMIGIGKTSVAELLAKELGSEVFYESVEDNPILPLFYTASPEEIQAKRYPFLLQLYFLQTRFASIKEAYRQGDNVLDRSIYEDWYFAKVNHDLGRISSLEMRVYEGLLDEMMREIDGLPYRKAPDLMVYLKADFETVLHRIGLRGRDFEQDESLVEYYRTLWSGYDDWVHKHYSASEVLVVDMNHTDVVNNPEDAARVAREVKDALAAVGHRANATGETAECETPAAVCA
- a CDS encoding CBS domain-containing protein, whose translation is MKGNDQLTARDIMSGGVQCVGAHQSLQEAAKMMRDLNVGCLPICGDDNRLTGLITDRDIVVQCDAEGIDPATVQAGTLAGNLRWIDASAGADEALQVMEQHQIKRLPVIDTEQGHQLVGMISEADLARNLTDTQIAEFVTRVYVNA